One Leifsonia shinshuensis DNA window includes the following coding sequences:
- a CDS encoding MarR family winged helix-turn-helix transcriptional regulator, producing MPDPSASSIRAALDLRVAFARLRRRLREVATEPAGLSAQQSSALARIGKGEGSTASRLAELEGVRPQSMATTIASLEELGLVIRTPDPTDGRRQLVSLTDAGREAESGNLDARREWLVEAMEERLTEEERQTVLAATLLIEKLVRP from the coding sequence ATGCCCGATCCCTCCGCCTCCTCCATCCGCGCGGCGCTCGACCTCCGCGTCGCGTTCGCCCGGCTCCGCCGCCGCCTGCGCGAGGTGGCGACCGAGCCCGCCGGGCTCAGCGCCCAGCAGTCGTCCGCGCTGGCGCGCATCGGCAAGGGCGAGGGCAGCACGGCCTCCCGACTCGCAGAGCTGGAGGGCGTCCGCCCGCAGTCGATGGCCACCACGATCGCATCGCTCGAGGAGCTCGGCCTCGTCATCCGCACACCCGACCCGACCGACGGGCGGCGTCAGCTCGTGTCGCTCACCGACGCGGGCCGGGAGGCCGAGAGCGGCAACCTCGACGCCCGCCGCGAATGGCTCGTCGAGGCCATGGAGGAGCGGCTCACCGAGGAGGAGCGCCAGACCGTGCTCGCGGCGACGCTCCTGATCGAGAAGCTGGTGCGTCCGTGA
- a CDS encoding FhaA domain-containing protein yields MGILDNFERGLERAVNGAFAKTFRSGLQPVELTSAIRKEMDTKAAVVARDRVLAPNRFVLRMSPADYKRMSSMGAALTDELVSFAQKHATSQHYAFAGGLSIDLREDPDITVGMLQIDSENVKGDVAWTPVLDIDGRHYPLTGGRTVVGRGQDADITVDDTGISRRHVMITWDGHRAQVEDLGSTNGSKLNGQPVKKAILEPDSVVSIGRTRIVFRVLPQAAPSPGSAQGDNFWSTS; encoded by the coding sequence GTGGGCATTCTGGACAACTTCGAGCGGGGGCTCGAGCGCGCCGTCAATGGCGCGTTCGCCAAGACCTTCCGTTCCGGGCTGCAGCCTGTCGAGCTCACCAGCGCCATCCGCAAGGAGATGGACACCAAGGCCGCCGTCGTCGCGCGGGACCGGGTGCTCGCGCCCAACCGCTTCGTCCTGAGGATGTCTCCCGCCGACTACAAGCGCATGAGCTCCATGGGCGCCGCGCTCACCGACGAGCTCGTGTCGTTCGCCCAGAAGCACGCCACCAGCCAGCACTACGCGTTCGCCGGCGGGCTCTCCATCGACCTCCGTGAGGACCCCGACATCACCGTCGGGATGCTCCAGATCGACTCCGAGAACGTCAAGGGCGACGTCGCCTGGACGCCGGTGCTCGACATCGACGGCCGGCACTACCCGCTCACCGGGGGCCGCACCGTCGTCGGCCGCGGCCAGGACGCCGACATCACCGTCGACGACACGGGCATCTCCCGCCGCCACGTCATGATCACCTGGGACGGCCACCGCGCCCAGGTCGAAGACCTCGGCTCCACCAACGGATCGAAGCTGAACGGGCAGCCGGTGAAGAAGGCGATCCTCGAACCCGACTCCGTCGTCAGCATCGGCCGCACCCGCATCGTCTTCCGGGTTCTCCCGCAGGCGGCGCCCTCCCCCGGCTCCGCGCAGGGCGACAACTTCTGGAGCACCTCGTGA
- a CDS encoding PP2C family protein-serine/threonine phosphatase, with protein MAGNRAAAVSHVGKIRSNNQDSGYAGHELFVVADGMGGHAGGDVASAIAVNRIKEADGEYETASEAEFALQSALIAANSLLAETVFEHPELTGMGTTVSALMRVGDEMAIAHIGDSRVYLFRDGELSQVSVDHTFVQRLVDSGRITEEEAMVHPRRSVLMRVLGDVDASPEIDTLILATRPGDRWLICSDGLSGVVKHDDLLAALATRDAPKQVAEKLLKQSLDAGAPDNVTVVILDIADVARGDVVKEPVTVGSAAAPLQFGEPKPATRAARLPTLRLHPVRPATGPTHFEPQSDDYLDELIEEDERRARRRRLTWMIGLAALVVAIVLAVLFGYQWTQSRFFVGASPAGKVAIYQGVQQNLGPIVLSHVYEESDVTVKSLPQYDKQLVQQTINADDLAAARAIVDQLTDAAKQ; from the coding sequence GTGGCAGGCAATCGGGCAGCGGCCGTCTCCCACGTCGGGAAGATCCGCTCGAACAACCAGGACTCCGGCTACGCGGGTCATGAGCTGTTCGTGGTCGCCGACGGCATGGGCGGCCACGCCGGCGGCGACGTCGCCAGCGCGATCGCGGTCAACCGCATCAAGGAGGCCGACGGCGAGTACGAGACGGCGTCGGAGGCGGAGTTCGCCCTCCAGTCCGCGCTGATCGCCGCCAACTCGCTGCTCGCCGAGACCGTGTTCGAGCATCCCGAGCTCACCGGGATGGGCACCACCGTCAGCGCGCTGATGCGCGTCGGCGACGAGATGGCCATCGCGCACATCGGCGACTCCCGCGTCTATCTCTTCCGCGACGGCGAGCTCAGCCAGGTCTCGGTCGACCATACCTTCGTGCAGCGCCTGGTCGACAGCGGCCGGATCACGGAGGAGGAGGCGATGGTGCACCCGCGCCGCTCCGTGCTGATGCGCGTGCTGGGCGACGTGGACGCCTCCCCCGAGATCGACACCCTCATCCTCGCGACGCGGCCGGGCGACCGCTGGCTGATCTGCTCGGACGGGCTCAGCGGCGTCGTGAAGCACGACGACCTCCTCGCGGCCCTCGCCACGCGCGACGCGCCCAAGCAGGTCGCGGAGAAGCTGCTCAAGCAGAGCCTCGACGCCGGCGCGCCCGACAACGTCACCGTGGTGATCCTCGACATCGCGGATGTCGCCCGCGGCGACGTCGTGAAGGAGCCGGTCACCGTCGGCTCGGCCGCGGCGCCCCTCCAGTTCGGCGAGCCCAAGCCCGCGACCCGCGCCGCGCGCCTCCCCACCCTCCGCCTGCACCCGGTCCGGCCGGCGACCGGCCCGACGCACTTCGAGCCGCAGTCCGACGACTACCTGGACGAGCTGATCGAGGAGGACGAGCGCCGGGCTCGCCGCCGCCGGCTGACCTGGATGATCGGGCTGGCGGCGCTCGTCGTCGCGATCGTGCTCGCCGTGCTCTTCGGCTATCAGTGGACCCAGTCCCGCTTCTTCGTCGGCGCGTCGCCGGCCGGCAAGGTCGCGATCTACCAGGGCGTGCAGCAGAACCTCGGGCCGATCGTGCTCTCGCACGTCTACGAGGAGTCCGACGTCACCGTGAAGAGCCTCCCGCAGTACGACAAGCAGCTCGTGCAGCAGACCATCAACGCAGACGACCTGGCAGCCGCCCGGGCGATAGTGGACCAGTTGACCGATGCCGCAAAACAGTAG
- a CDS encoding peptidoglycan D,D-transpeptidase FtsI family protein, with translation MNREIKRVSTIVLVMFLALLVSTSILQAFQADSLAADARNTRARNDSYAAQRGAILVAGQPIAQSVPSNDVYKWQRQYSNGPLYSAVTGFYPVNGQATGLEGALDDRLSGTSNSAFFERINSILTGKNPQGASVETTIDPKAQQAAWDALGDYQGAVVLLEPKTGKILAMVSKPTYDPNVLASHDTAAVNTAYQQLLDASGSPLTNRTIGGNLNPPGSTFKPVMSAAAFGTGQYTKDSQLPNLASLPLPGSPTVVKNDSLTTCGPGDTVSIATAQILSCNIPFAELGMQLKPQVIKDQADKFGFNQSLSIPIPVEKSVYPLYTDDAERALGSFGQKDDRATPMQMAMVSAAVANGGKLMTPNLVDSIRSSDLQPIETFQPQQFSQPMSQQNADTIKQMMVDGVDHGVASNARIDGVEVGGKTGTAQNGATDPYTLWFTGFAPANDPQFAVAVVVENGGGRGQSGTGNSIAAPIARKVLEAVLNK, from the coding sequence ATGAATCGCGAGATCAAGCGGGTCAGCACGATCGTGCTGGTGATGTTCCTGGCGCTCCTGGTGTCCACGTCGATCCTGCAGGCGTTCCAGGCGGACAGCCTGGCCGCCGACGCGCGGAATACCCGTGCGAGGAATGACAGCTACGCGGCCCAGCGCGGCGCGATCCTCGTGGCGGGTCAGCCGATCGCGCAGTCCGTGCCGTCGAACGACGTGTACAAGTGGCAGCGCCAGTACAGCAACGGTCCCCTGTACTCGGCCGTGACAGGCTTCTACCCGGTCAACGGGCAGGCGACCGGCCTGGAGGGCGCCCTCGACGACCGGCTGTCCGGCACCTCCAACTCGGCGTTCTTCGAGCGGATCAACTCGATCCTCACCGGCAAGAACCCGCAGGGCGCGTCGGTCGAGACCACGATCGACCCCAAGGCGCAGCAGGCTGCGTGGGACGCGCTCGGCGACTATCAGGGCGCGGTCGTGCTGCTCGAGCCGAAGACCGGCAAGATCCTCGCGATGGTGTCGAAGCCCACCTACGACCCGAACGTGCTCGCCTCCCACGACACGGCGGCCGTCAACACCGCGTACCAGCAGCTCCTCGACGCCTCGGGCAGCCCGCTCACCAACCGCACCATCGGCGGCAATCTCAACCCTCCCGGCTCGACGTTCAAGCCGGTGATGAGCGCGGCCGCCTTCGGCACGGGCCAGTACACCAAGGACAGCCAGCTGCCGAACCTGGCCTCGCTGCCGCTCCCCGGCTCCCCGACGGTGGTCAAGAACGACTCGTTGACCACCTGCGGGCCCGGCGACACGGTGTCGATCGCGACAGCGCAGATCCTCTCCTGCAACATCCCGTTCGCCGAGCTCGGGATGCAGCTCAAGCCGCAGGTGATCAAGGACCAGGCCGACAAGTTCGGCTTCAACCAGTCGCTGAGCATCCCGATCCCGGTCGAGAAGAGCGTCTACCCGCTCTACACCGACGACGCGGAGCGCGCGCTGGGCTCGTTCGGGCAGAAGGACGACCGTGCGACACCGATGCAGATGGCGATGGTGTCGGCCGCGGTCGCGAACGGCGGCAAGCTGATGACTCCGAACCTCGTCGACTCGATCCGGTCGTCGGATCTGCAGCCGATCGAGACGTTCCAGCCCCAGCAGTTCTCGCAGCCGATGAGCCAGCAGAACGCCGACACCATCAAGCAGATGATGGTCGACGGCGTCGATCACGGCGTTGCGAGCAATGCAAGAATAGACGGGGTCGAGGTCGGCGGTAAGACGGGGACGGCGCAGAACGGGGCGACCGACCCGTACACCCTGTGGTTCACAGGATTCGCGCCGGCGAACGACCCTCAGTTCGCTGTAGCGGTAGTCGTTGAAAATGGCGGTGGACGCGGTCAGAGCGGCACGGGTAACTCCATCGCCGCGCCGATCGCGAGAAAAGTACTAGAGGCGGTGCTGAATAAATGA
- a CDS encoding APC family permease: MTAPASPPPGALARRLNLGDAVVIGLGSMIGAGIFASFAPAAAAAGAGLLIGLVLAGFIAFCNATSSAQLAAQYPTSGGTYVYGRERLGEWPGFVAGWSFVVGKTASSAAMAITFATYAVPTVWVKPVAILAVIVLTVVNTLGITRTALLTRILVAVALLALTLAVVIGFTHTAASATTPGTPPTVYGVLQSAGFLFFAFAGYARIATMGEEVVDPARTIPRAITTALTIALVVYTLVAVSALHALGPAGLASSPAPLSAVADATGADWPGIVIRIGAAAAALGALLAMIAGIGRTSLAMARNRDLPGSFAAVHPRFHVPYRAELALGLVVCVLVAVTDLRGAIGFSSFGVLLYYFVANLSAWTQDRSRRRYPRALAVVGAVGCLVLVVTLPVGAIVAGIVVLAVGVGYRVVRLRVAR, translated from the coding sequence GTGACCGCTCCCGCCTCGCCTCCGCCCGGCGCCCTCGCGCGGCGACTGAACCTGGGCGACGCCGTGGTGATCGGCCTCGGCTCGATGATCGGCGCCGGGATCTTCGCGTCCTTCGCTCCGGCCGCGGCCGCCGCGGGTGCGGGACTGCTGATCGGCCTGGTGCTGGCCGGGTTCATCGCGTTCTGCAACGCGACCTCCTCCGCGCAGCTGGCGGCGCAGTACCCGACCTCGGGCGGCACCTACGTCTACGGACGCGAACGGCTCGGCGAATGGCCCGGCTTCGTCGCCGGCTGGTCGTTCGTCGTCGGAAAGACCGCGAGCTCGGCGGCCATGGCGATCACTTTCGCCACGTACGCGGTGCCGACGGTGTGGGTGAAGCCGGTCGCCATCCTCGCTGTCATCGTGCTGACCGTCGTCAACACGCTCGGGATCACGCGGACCGCCCTCCTCACCCGCATCCTCGTCGCGGTCGCCCTCCTCGCCCTCACCCTGGCCGTCGTCATCGGCTTCACCCACACCGCGGCGAGCGCCACCACCCCCGGCACGCCCCCGACGGTCTACGGCGTCCTCCAGTCGGCCGGGTTCCTCTTCTTCGCGTTCGCCGGCTACGCCCGGATCGCGACCATGGGCGAGGAGGTCGTGGACCCGGCCCGCACCATCCCGCGCGCTATCACCACCGCACTCACGATCGCACTGGTCGTCTATACGCTCGTCGCCGTCTCCGCCCTCCACGCGCTCGGCCCCGCCGGACTCGCGTCGTCCCCGGCCCCACTCAGCGCGGTCGCCGACGCGACGGGCGCGGACTGGCCCGGCATCGTCATCCGGATCGGCGCCGCCGCGGCCGCCCTCGGCGCGCTCCTGGCGATGATCGCCGGCATCGGCCGCACGAGCCTCGCGATGGCGCGCAACCGCGACCTCCCGGGCTCGTTCGCCGCGGTTCACCCGCGCTTCCACGTCCCCTACCGCGCCGAACTCGCCCTCGGCCTCGTGGTCTGCGTCCTGGTGGCGGTCACCGACCTCCGCGGCGCGATCGGCTTCTCGTCGTTCGGCGTGCTCCTCTATTACTTCGTCGCGAACCTGTCGGCATGGACGCAGGACCGGTCGCGGCGGCGCTACCCGCGGGCGCTGGCCGTCGTGGGCGCAGTGGGGTGCCTGGTGCTGGTGGTGACGCTGCCGGTGGGGGCGATCGTCGCGGGGATCGTGGTGCTCGCGGTGGGGGTGGGGTATCGGGTGGTGCGGTTGCGGGTCGCCCGCTGA
- a CDS encoding FHA domain-containing protein FhaB/FipA → MNPSELTLLVLRFGFLLLLWLFVFGIVYALRTDLFGQRVRKLPENQAAASPFPTPAAAPAPAPAPVGAPRPAGPTEPVMKHAPVSSLPAGANTAVGGTNASVQTAHRLVLTSGPRAGTELALGRDPITIGRSSESGLVIRDDYTSTHHARLLLWNDEWMIQDLDSTNGTFLDGRRVTVPTQVPLDTPIKIGTTTFELRR, encoded by the coding sequence GTGAACCCGAGCGAGCTCACCCTCCTGGTGCTGCGGTTCGGCTTCCTGCTGCTGCTGTGGCTGTTCGTGTTCGGCATCGTCTACGCGCTGCGGACCGACCTGTTCGGGCAGCGCGTGCGCAAGCTCCCCGAGAACCAGGCGGCCGCCTCGCCCTTCCCGACGCCCGCCGCAGCCCCCGCGCCGGCCCCGGCTCCCGTCGGCGCCCCAAGACCGGCCGGCCCGACCGAGCCGGTCATGAAGCACGCGCCGGTCTCCAGCCTCCCGGCCGGAGCGAACACGGCCGTCGGCGGCACGAACGCCAGCGTCCAGACCGCGCACCGCCTCGTCCTCACCTCCGGCCCGCGTGCCGGCACCGAGCTCGCGCTCGGACGCGACCCGATCACCATCGGGCGGTCCAGCGAGTCCGGGCTGGTCATCCGCGACGACTACACCTCCACCCACCACGCCCGCCTGCTCCTGTGGAACGACGAGTGGATGATCCAGGACCTGGACTCCACCAACGGCACGTTCCTCGACGGCCGGCGCGTCACCGTCCCGACCCAGGTCCCGCTCGACACCCCGATCAAGATCGGGACGACCACGTTCGAGCTGCGACGGTAA
- a CDS encoding FtsW/RodA/SpoVE family cell cycle protein produces MPQNSSVSERKQARPATGPVKRLRLPAKQRNLELFLLIIACGINAAAVVLVQLGALGHLDLTLVYLGAGLSALVLGMHIALRIVAPQADPFLLPIATVLTGIGIAEIYRIDIHFKDSGWNSAGVKQIAWAAIAIACAIAVIVVIRNHRVLQRYTYIFGLAALVLLLLPMLPGIGKEIYGARVWIGIGPFSFQPGELAKLCLAIFFAGYLVQARDSLSMVGKKFLGIRFPRARDLGPLLIVWLMSMAVIVFQRDLGTGLLIFGLFLVMVYVATARISWVILGLLLIVGGAVVASQLLPYVHDRFANWLDPFSQKVYDAQGGSFQLVQGLFGLAHGGLIGTGLGQGQPWVTPVSQSDYIIASLGEELGLAGLFAIFALYLIFVARGLRIGFAGQDDFGKLLAVGLSFTVGLQCFIVIGGVTRVIPLTGLTTPFLAAGGSSLVANWIIVALLLRLSDTVRNQPRLVVS; encoded by the coding sequence ATGCCGCAAAACAGTAGCGTGAGCGAACGGAAGCAGGCCAGGCCGGCCACCGGCCCGGTCAAACGGCTGCGCCTGCCCGCCAAACAGCGCAACCTCGAGCTGTTCCTGCTGATCATCGCGTGCGGCATCAATGCGGCGGCGGTCGTCCTCGTCCAGCTCGGCGCGCTCGGCCACCTCGACCTGACGCTCGTCTACCTCGGCGCCGGCCTCTCCGCACTGGTGCTCGGGATGCACATCGCCCTGCGCATCGTCGCGCCGCAGGCCGATCCCTTCCTGCTCCCGATCGCCACCGTCCTCACCGGGATCGGGATCGCGGAGATCTACCGAATCGACATCCACTTCAAGGACTCCGGCTGGAACAGCGCCGGCGTCAAGCAGATCGCCTGGGCCGCCATCGCGATCGCGTGCGCCATCGCCGTCATCGTCGTCATCCGCAACCACCGCGTCCTGCAGCGCTACACCTACATCTTCGGCCTCGCCGCGCTCGTGCTGCTGCTGCTGCCGATGCTGCCCGGCATCGGCAAGGAGATCTACGGCGCCCGGGTGTGGATCGGCATCGGCCCGTTCAGCTTCCAGCCGGGCGAGCTCGCCAAGCTCTGCCTCGCCATCTTCTTCGCCGGCTACCTGGTGCAGGCGCGGGACTCCCTGTCGATGGTGGGCAAGAAGTTCCTCGGCATCCGCTTCCCGCGCGCCCGCGACCTCGGCCCGCTGCTCATCGTCTGGCTGATGTCGATGGCGGTCATCGTCTTCCAGCGCGACCTCGGCACCGGCCTGCTGATCTTCGGCCTGTTCCTCGTGATGGTCTACGTCGCCACCGCCCGGATCAGCTGGGTCATCCTCGGCCTGCTGCTGATCGTCGGCGGCGCCGTCGTCGCGAGCCAGCTGCTCCCGTACGTGCACGACCGCTTCGCGAACTGGCTCGACCCGTTCTCCCAGAAGGTCTACGACGCGCAGGGCGGCAGCTTCCAGCTCGTCCAGGGCCTGTTCGGCCTGGCGCACGGCGGGCTGATCGGGACCGGGCTCGGACAGGGCCAGCCGTGGGTCACCCCGGTGTCGCAGAGCGACTACATCATCGCGAGCCTCGGCGAGGAGCTCGGCCTGGCCGGTCTGTTCGCGATCTTCGCCCTGTACCTGATCTTCGTCGCCCGCGGCCTTCGGATCGGCTTCGCCGGGCAGGACGACTTCGGCAAGCTGCTCGCGGTGGGGCTGTCCTTCACGGTCGGCCTCCAGTGCTTCATCGTCATCGGCGGCGTGACGCGGGTGATCCCGCTCACCGGTCTGACGACGCCGTTCCTCGCGGCGGGAGGCTCCTCCCTGGTGGCGAACTGGATCATCGTGGCGCTGCTGCTGCGACTGTCCGACACCGTCCGCAACCAACCCCGTCTGGTGGTGAGCTGA
- a CDS encoding galactose oxidase-like domain-containing protein codes for MTGPAGGSTVAGTVAVSATATDDVGVASVQFLLDGAPLSSAVTSSPYTIQWDSTSVANGSHSLSAIARDGAGNQATAPPIAVTVANTTNDPSVVGSWGPVVPWPEVSIHAALTDTGKVLTWQGDFSQNGQQYLLDPVSGTYIQVPNGAVDLFCAGQAVLADGRIAVIGGTATSGGLGITAVNAFDPATQTWQPLKSMNHPRWYPTGTTLADGRVLVTSGSNTSSTDIVKIPEVYNPPTNTWTDLTAASNDIPYYPFMYQLPDGRVLQAGASEQATSTQTLDVAKQQWTTIDSQVLDGASITNYAPGKFLKAGTASDGGFTGISANTAYTLDMNQPNPAWRPTAPMAYPRSFVDLTNLPDGTVLATGGGTDKSGQDLSKAVKPAEIWNPATGTWTTVAALTAPRLYHSVAILLPDGRVFVSGGGGDTGVADQLSYQIYSPPYLFKGARPTITSAPSTVQYGASAFVQTPDAANIASVSLIRTGSDTHAFDQNTRGMQLSFSQAAGGLNVQLPPNGDWAPPGHYMLMIVNAQGVPSTAAMVRFPAPYEDTAPPTAPTAPSATGAVGSVALGWTASTDNVGVTGYDIYRSGTSGFTPSTANLIKQVGGSTTSYTDAGLAAGAYYYRIEARDAAGNVSPPSNEVTGTALADTTPPSAPGSLVATAGAGGIAISWSASSDDVGVTGYTIIRNGSPLTTTTGTAYTDAAVVGGTSYTYTVTARDAAGNVSAASNSATATAVSGPRTITVDKLVTKHQGTAASMVAVGGLTTTGTNELLLAFVSSDGSSASQIASVTGGGLTWTLRQRSNGQPGTAEIWQAVAPVPLSNVTVTATQKSGSWQSSLTVAGFLGADTATGAVAAANAFSGAPTATLTTTRAGSWVWGAGTDWSTAHARTVGAGQTLVDQYLSPSGDAYWLQRTNTPTATTGTAVTINDTAPTTDMWDLALVEILPAP; via the coding sequence ATGACCGGTCCGGCCGGCGGCAGCACCGTCGCCGGCACTGTCGCGGTGTCGGCGACCGCCACGGACGACGTCGGGGTCGCCTCGGTGCAATTCCTGCTCGACGGCGCTCCGCTTTCGTCCGCTGTCACCAGCTCGCCATACACGATCCAGTGGGACAGCACCTCGGTCGCCAACGGAAGCCACAGCCTGTCCGCGATCGCCCGAGACGGCGCCGGCAACCAGGCGACCGCACCGCCCATCGCGGTCACCGTCGCCAACACCACGAACGATCCGTCCGTCGTCGGGTCCTGGGGGCCGGTCGTCCCGTGGCCGGAGGTCTCGATCCACGCGGCGCTCACAGACACCGGCAAGGTCCTCACCTGGCAGGGCGACTTCTCCCAGAACGGCCAGCAATACCTCCTCGACCCGGTCAGCGGCACCTACATCCAGGTTCCGAACGGCGCGGTCGACCTGTTCTGTGCGGGCCAGGCCGTTCTCGCGGACGGGCGCATCGCCGTGATCGGCGGCACCGCGACGAGCGGCGGCCTCGGGATCACAGCCGTGAACGCCTTCGATCCGGCCACCCAGACCTGGCAGCCCCTGAAATCCATGAACCACCCGCGGTGGTACCCAACGGGCACGACACTCGCCGACGGCCGCGTCCTCGTCACCTCGGGATCGAACACCAGCTCGACCGACATCGTCAAGATCCCGGAGGTCTACAACCCGCCCACGAACACCTGGACCGACCTCACCGCCGCGAGCAACGACATCCCGTACTACCCCTTCATGTACCAGTTGCCGGACGGCCGGGTGCTCCAGGCCGGCGCGTCGGAGCAGGCGACGTCCACCCAGACCCTCGACGTCGCGAAACAGCAGTGGACCACGATCGACAGTCAGGTGCTGGACGGCGCGTCCATCACCAATTACGCGCCAGGCAAATTCCTCAAAGCGGGCACCGCGTCCGACGGCGGCTTCACCGGTATCTCGGCGAACACCGCATACACCCTCGACATGAATCAGCCGAACCCGGCCTGGCGGCCGACCGCGCCGATGGCCTATCCGCGCAGCTTCGTCGACCTCACCAATCTCCCCGACGGCACGGTGCTCGCCACGGGCGGCGGAACCGACAAGTCCGGACAGGACCTGTCTAAGGCCGTGAAGCCCGCCGAGATCTGGAACCCGGCGACCGGGACCTGGACGACCGTGGCCGCCCTGACCGCGCCGCGGCTGTACCACTCCGTCGCGATCCTCCTGCCCGATGGCCGCGTGTTCGTCTCCGGCGGAGGCGGCGACACCGGCGTGGCCGACCAGCTGAGCTATCAGATCTACTCGCCTCCGTACCTGTTCAAGGGCGCACGGCCGACCATCACCTCCGCCCCCTCGACCGTCCAGTACGGCGCGAGCGCCTTCGTCCAGACGCCGGACGCGGCCAACATCGCGTCGGTCTCCCTGATCCGGACCGGCTCGGACACGCACGCGTTCGACCAGAACACGCGCGGGATGCAGCTGTCCTTCAGCCAAGCCGCCGGAGGGCTGAACGTGCAGCTCCCGCCCAACGGCGACTGGGCGCCGCCCGGCCACTACATGCTCATGATCGTGAACGCACAGGGCGTGCCGTCCACGGCCGCGATGGTGCGATTCCCCGCCCCGTACGAAGACACCGCCCCGCCGACGGCCCCCACCGCGCCGTCCGCCACTGGAGCGGTCGGAAGCGTCGCGCTCGGCTGGACCGCCTCCACCGACAATGTGGGGGTGACGGGCTATGACATCTATCGCTCCGGAACCTCCGGCTTCACCCCGAGCACGGCGAACCTGATCAAGCAGGTCGGCGGCAGCACGACCTCGTACACGGATGCGGGACTCGCGGCCGGCGCGTACTACTACCGGATCGAAGCGCGGGACGCGGCCGGAAACGTGAGCCCGCCGTCGAACGAAGTCACGGGCACGGCCCTCGCGGACACGACGCCGCCCTCGGCCCCCGGCTCCCTCGTCGCCACCGCCGGCGCGGGCGGCATCGCGATCAGCTGGAGCGCGAGCAGCGATGACGTCGGGGTTACCGGCTACACCATCATCCGAAACGGATCACCGCTCACCACGACCACCGGAACGGCCTACACCGACGCCGCGGTCGTGGGCGGCACCTCCTACACCTACACGGTGACCGCGCGAGATGCGGCGGGGAACGTCAGCGCCGCGTCCAACAGCGCCACAGCCACGGCCGTTTCCGGGCCCCGGACGATAACCGTCGACAAGCTCGTGACGAAACACCAGGGCACGGCAGCCTCGATGGTCGCTGTGGGCGGACTCACGACCACGGGCACGAACGAGCTCCTCCTTGCGTTCGTCAGCTCCGACGGGTCGAGTGCCTCCCAGATCGCCTCGGTGACCGGTGGCGGCCTCACCTGGACGCTGCGGCAGCGCTCCAACGGCCAACCGGGCACAGCGGAGATCTGGCAGGCCGTGGCGCCGGTCCCCCTCTCGAACGTGACCGTCACGGCCACTCAGAAGTCCGGATCGTGGCAGTCGTCGCTGACGGTCGCCGGATTCCTCGGCGCCGACACCGCCACCGGAGCGGTCGCAGCGGCGAACGCCTTCAGCGGGGCACCGACCGCGACGCTCACCACGACGCGCGCCGGCTCCTGGGTCTGGGGCGCCGGGACCGACTGGAGCACAGCCCACGCGCGGACCGTCGGGGCCGGTCAAACGCTCGTCGACCAGTACCTCTCCCCGTCCGGAGACGCTTACTGGCTGCAGCGGACGAACACGCCGACCGCGACCACGGGGACGGCGGTCACCATCAATGACACGGCGCCCACCACGGATATGTGGGACCTGGCGCTGGTCGAGATCCTTCCGGCACCGTGA